The Lactuca sativa cultivar Salinas chromosome 2, Lsat_Salinas_v11, whole genome shotgun sequence genome includes a window with the following:
- the LOC111889961 gene encoding uncharacterized protein LOC111889961: MVKAIRVHQNGGPEVLTWEDVEVPNPKEGEIRLKQKAIGLNFLDVYMRQGLHNTSPPLPYTPGMEGAGVVTAVGPGVTSCKVGDVVAYASPEVGSYAQERILPADLAVPVPSSVDPVEAAAIIFKGLTAHLLIHKGFKVEPGHTILVHAAAGGVGYLLCQWASAIGATVIGTVSTKEKAVQAKEDGCEHVILYKDEDFVERVMEITSGKGVEVVYDGVGKDTFNGSLACLKKRGYMVLFGVASGAPEPVPVVKLIPKSLYLTFASITEYTIDNREELLVAAQDLFSNLANGVLKVRVNHKYPLSQATQAHAAIENRETTGSIVLIPDEE, encoded by the exons ATGGTTAAAGCAATTAGAGTTCATCAGAACGGTGGCCCTGAG GTGTTGACATGGGAAGACGTTGAAGTCCCCAATCCAAAAGAGGGAGAAATCAGGTTGAAGCAAAAGGCAATTGGTCTAAATTTCTTGGATGTGTATATGCGTCAAGGTCTGCACAATACGTCTCCACCCTTGCCATATACTCCTGGTATGGAAGGAGCCGGAGTTGTAACAGCGGTGGGTCCCGGAGTAACCAGCTGCAAAGTTGGAGACGTCGTGGCTTACGCTAGCCCGGAGGTGGGCTCTTACGCCCAAGAGAGAATACTTCCCGCAGATCTAGCGGTGCCTGTTCCTTCTTCCGTTGATCCCGTTGAAGCAGCTGCCATCATTTTTAAGGGACTCACTGCGCATTTATTGATCCATAAAGGCTTTAAA GTTGAACCTGGGCATACAATCCTGGTACACGCAGCGGCAGGTGGAGTCGGATATTTGCTCTGCCAATGGGCAAGTGCGATCGGAGCCACCGTGATCGGAACAGTGTCGACCAAGGAGAAGGCTGTGCAGGCGAAAGAAGATGGATGTGAGCATGTGATTCTTTACAAAGATGAGGACTTTGTGGAACGTGTGATGGAGATAACATCGGGCAAGGGGGTGGAAGTAGTTTACGATGGAGTCGGGAAAGACACCTTCAAT GGATCGTTAGCATGCTTAAAGAAGCGTGGATACATGGTGCTTTTCGGGGTGGCATCAGGTGCACCAGAGCCTGTACCTGTTGTTAAACTTATACCCAAATCACTCTACTTGACGTTTGCATCGATCACAGAATACACAATTGATAACCGAGAGGAGCTGCTTGTAGCTGCTCAAGACTTGTTTTCCAATCTTGCAAATGGAGTGTTGAAGGTTCGTGTCAATCATAAGTATCCTCTGTCTCAAGCAACCCAAGCTCATGCTGCTATTGAGAACCGGGAAACAACTGGTTCGATTGTGTTGATTCCCGATGAAGAGTGA
- the LOC128132489 gene encoding uncharacterized protein LOC128132489, giving the protein MKRYNKKNDQGNDFLSSNECQNDVDAGSISPFAFQASKSSNLFMKCTKHTLLASYRLKIGHHHTSPPPTSTTPPTTHENHHPTSSSPSAIANHEHHPPPLRITTTRHRQPHLPPSPPHATTTHPPPLSTSTTHRYHPPTAVTTTCHYHHPLPITIDHHHPPPSPPPTTTETITHHHHHHHHNHHPPTITTT; this is encoded by the exons ATGAAGAGATATAACAAGAAaaatgatcaaggtaatgactttttaTCTTCAAATGAATGCCAAAACGATGTAGATGCTGGATCTATTAGCCCCTTCGCGTTTCAAGCGTCTAAATCTTCAAATCTCTTCATgaaatgcaccaaacacacacttttagcctCATACAGACTCAAAATAGGG CACCACCACACGTCACCGCCACCTACCTCCACCACCCCACCTACCACCCACGAAAACCACCacccaacatcatcatcaccatccgCCATCGCCAACCACGAACATCACCCACCACCACTACgcatcaccaccacccgccaccgcCAACCCCAcctaccaccatcaccaccacacgCCACTaccacccacccaccaccactatccacctccaccacccatcgTTACCATCCACCCACCGCTGTGACCACCACCTGCCACTACCACCACCCCTTACCCATCACCATcgatcaccaccacccgccaccatcaCCCCCACCCACGACCACCGAAACAATcacccatcatcatcatcatcaccaccacaaccaccacccacccaccATCACTACCACATAG
- the LOC128132127 gene encoding uncharacterized protein LOC128132127 produces the protein MVDADRKPSMGFVYGEIQNAKQEIINALGNNKKAYEPIMDIISKKMKGRLDTTLHLTAYLLNPYYLYKNPEIQNDIDVTDAIVDFVDTIYPGDHSLQNHIVMVELPVYMGKQEKISREIAIKGCELNNDKFDPANWWVAYGASTPQLRKIATRILSLTTSSSGCERN, from the exons ATGGTTGATGCGGATCGAAAGCCATCAATGGGTTTTGTATATGGTGAGATTCAAAATGCGAAACAAGAAATCATTAATGCTTTGGGCAACAATAAAAAAGCGTATGAGCCTATTATGGATATCATTTCGAAAAAGATGAAAGGAAGACTTGATACAACGCTACATTTGACGGCTTACCTTTTAAATCCATATTATCTTTATAAGAATCCGGAGATCCAAAATGATATTGATGTGACTGATGCGATTGTTGATTTTGTCGATACAATATATCCGGGAGATCATTCTTTGCAAAACCATATCGTGATGGTTGAGTTGCCGGTTTACATGGGTAAACAAGAAAAAATTAGTCGAGAAATTGCAATTAAAGGATGTGAGTTGAACAACGACAAATTTGATCcgg CGAATTGGTGGGTAGCTTATGGTGCCTCAACTCCACAATTGAGAAAGATTGCTACAAGGATACTTTCTTTAACAACTAGTTCTTCGGGGTGTGAAAGAAATTGA